One part of the Nymphaea colorata isolate Beijing-Zhang1983 chromosome 8, ASM883128v2, whole genome shotgun sequence genome encodes these proteins:
- the LOC116259273 gene encoding F-box/kelch-repeat protein At1g22040, giving the protein MGQLLSLAGSRNSTMDYCADPQAEPSKRRRLSCGDTCLGEHPRLIPSLPDEISVQILARLPRICYLNLRLVSRSWKAALTGTEVYSIRKELGTTEEWLYVLTKIDEDKLSWHAFDPLSGKWQRLPPMPEANYEDDDPSKIFSGLRTWSVVGSSLRIADVIKGWLGRRDSFERMPFCGCSIGAVDGCLYVLGGFSRASAMKCVWRYDPCVNAWSEVSSMSVGRAYCKTGLLNNKLYVVGGVSRAKGGLTPLQSAEVFDPKTESWQQVPSMPFSRAQVLPTAFLADMLKPIATGMASYRGRLCVPQSLYSWPFFVDVGGEIFDPEANAWTEMPNGMGEGWPARQAGTKLSVVVDGELYALDPSSSLDSGRIKIYDHQEDAWRVVLGRVPVIDFTDSESPYLLAGFLGKLHVVTKDANHDIAILQADLCKSCDSYPSTSASPSSSSWSASSSSSSSSSSSQSPSSLPYKPSNVTEASTESGEDTWITVASKHFGSSELVSCQVLDI; this is encoded by the coding sequence ATGGGGCAATTACTGAGCTTGGCTGGGAGCAGGAACTCGACGATGGATTACTGTGCAGATCCTCAGGCCGAACCGAGCAAGCGTCGTCGGCTATCCTGCGGTGATACATGCTTGGGTGAGCACCCCCGGCTCATCCCTAGCCTACCAGATGAGATATCAGTTCAGATTCTTGCAAGGCTGCCTCGTATATGCTACTTGAATTTGAGATTGGTTTCTCGGAGCTGGAAGGCTGCTCTCACAGGTACTGAAGTTTACAGTATAAGGAAAGAGCTCGGCACCACCGAAGAATGGCTTTACGTACTGACCAAAATTGATGAAGATAAGCTCTCATGGCATGCCTTTGATCCATTGTCTGGCAAATGGCAGAGGTTGCCACCAATGCCGGAAGCCAATTATGAAGACGATGACCCTAGTAAGATTTTCTCTGGGCTGCGGACATGGAGTGTTGTAGGTTCCAGCCTGAGGATAGCGGATGTCATCAAGGGATGGCTTGGACGGAGGGATTCTTTTGAGAGAATGCCGTTCTGTGGTTGTTCAATTGGTGCTGTTGATGGCTGCCTCTACGTGTTGGGGGGATTTTCACGGGCTTCTGCCATGAAATGTGTTTGGCGCTATGATCCTTGTGTAAATGCATGGAGTGAAGTGAGCTCAATGAGTGTCGGAAGGGCTTATTGTAAGACTGGCCTCCTGAACAACAAGCTTTATGTTGTCGGAGGTGTTAGCAGGGCAAAAGGAGGGCTCACCCCTCTGCAATCTGCTGAAGTTTTCGACCCTAAAACGGAGAGCTGGCAGCAGGTTCCAAGCATGCCATTTTCCAGAGCTCAGGTGTTGCCAACTGCATTCTTGGCAGACATGCTGAAGCCCATTGCAACAGGAATGGCCTCCTATAGAGGAAGGTTATGTGTCCCCCAGAGCTTGTACTCCTGGCCTTTCTTTGTGGACGTTGGTGGTGAGATCTTTGATCCAGAAGCAAACGCATGGACTGAGATGCCAAACGGAATGGGGGAGGGCTGGCCTGCTCGGCAAGCAGGGACTAAGTTGAGTGTTGTGGTCGACGGAGAACTGTATGCATTGGATCCTTCAAGTTCCTTGGACAGTGGCAGGATCAAGATATATGATCATCAGGAGGATGCTTGGCGGGTAGTCTTGGGGCGTGTTCCTGTCATCGATTTCACTGATTCTGAATCTCCATACCTACTCGCTGGTTTTCTTGGTAAACTTCATGTTGTCACAAAAGATGCCAACCATGATATTGCAATCCTCCAGGCCGATCTGTGCAAGTCTTGTGATTCATACCCTTCAACATCTGCatctccgtcttcttcttcctggtcggcatcatcatcatcatcatcgtcgtcatcatcatctCAATCGCCGTCATCTTTACCATACAAACCTTCTAATGTTACAGAGGCATCAACTGAGTCAGGGGAAGATACATGGATAACCGTTGCCAGTAAGCACTTCGGTTCTTCTGAGCTGGTTAGCTGTCAGGTGTTAGACATCTGA
- the LOC116258747 gene encoding uncharacterized protein LOC116258747, with amino-acid sequence MGVTEPDGHGPRLIPTGHRSPISSTQRVKLAKKKEEQKHGLGFALAFPDLVSPMALSASAALSRDCTAVRPCLSTQISFLSRHSFSTIPSFKSERRRVVLCSSKNEMSFTDRILDYIEGGPKLRKWYGAGDELPKDGSSATEEDECAESEEVRDAILVTDGDSEIGQMVILSLILKRVRIKAIVKDKQSAVDSFGSYCEPIGGDSKDKSWVKKAMKGVRAIISTSSEGFLSEIGSMKGVQHIILLSQLSAYKGSSGIQALMNSNAKKLAEKDEEVVKATGIPYTIIRAGSLRDVPGGEFGFSFQEGSAAQGTLSKEDAATICVEALDVIPQDALIFEVVNGDEKVSDWKERLSSMTGVKETT; translated from the exons ATGGGTGTGACAGAGCCAGACGGCCACGGCCCACGCCTTATCCCCACTGGCCATCGATCACCCATCTCATCCACACAAAGAGTgaaacttgcaaaaaagaaggaagagcaGAAGCATGGCCTGGGTTTTGCTTTAGCCTTTCCAGATCTTGTCTCCCCAATGGCGTTGTCTGCGTCTGCAGCACTCTCGAGGGATTGCACTGCAGTACGACCATGTTTGTCCACGCAGATATCGTTTCTAAGTCGCCATTCCTTCTCTACCATCCCATCATTCAAATCTGAAAGGAGGAGGGTCGTTTTATGCTCTTCCAAAAACGAAATGAGCTTCACGGATAGAATTCTCGACTACATTGAAG GTGGACCCAAGTTGAGGAAATGGTATGGAGCAGGAGATGAGCTCCCTAAAGATGGCAGTTCTGCGACAGAGGAAGATGAATGTGCAG AATCAGAGGAAGTTCGAGACGCCATATTGGTAACGGATGGTGACAGTGAGATTGGTCAG ATGGTGATATTGTCACTGATCCTTAAACGAGTTAGGATAAAAGCAATTGTGAAGGATAAACAGTCAGCTGTTGATTCATTTGGCTCTTATTGCGAG CCAATTGGTGGGGACTCAAAGGACAAATCATGGGTAAAGAAGGCCATGAAAGGTGTTCGTGCCATCATTAGTACCTCAAGT GAAGGTTTCTTGTCGGAGATTGGTAGCATGAAGGGGGTGCAACATATAATCTTATTATCTCAG TTGTCTGCGTATAAGGGTAGCAGTGGAATCCAAGCTCTAATGAATAGCAACGCCAAGAAGTTAGCTGAGAAGGACGAAGAGGTGGTGAAAGCAACAGGAATTCCTTATACCATCATTAGAGCCGGATCATTGCGAGATGTTCCCGGTGGCGAGTTTGGCTTCAGCTTCCAAGAG GGTAGTGCAGCACAAGGAACACTTAGCAAGGAAGATGCTGCTACCATTTGCGTGGAGGCACTTGACGTCATTCCTCAAGATGCACTCATTTTTGAG GTGGTGAATGGTGATGAAAAGGTTTCTGATTGGAAAGAGCGCCTTTCCTCCATGACCGGAGTGAAGGAAACAACTTGA